A DNA window from Mucilaginibacter xinganensis contains the following coding sequences:
- a CDS encoding eCIS core domain-containing protein — protein sequence MRESTSISNQPQSSPAALANEAVHLPEEQLDLETELNERLPIQLKLSVGAADDPLEYEADAMADKVMRMPETSFIQRKSAFSCGDYDDEHIRLKPLASQITPFIQAKGNGARAVSEAVSGKIQSSMGGGSPMQTDTKSFMESRFGADFSNVKIHNGGESTELNRSLNAKAFTISNNIYFNSGQYHPETDSGKHLLAHELTHVIQQGQAAPAQIQRIPEEKVTETITEDTVILEDELSNQPAGGLYPGILLKGYLKIELLNLPPEKTKLFLPPEPKPVRIKNSDEMHFIDEDNNAPPVSPPPNELKIQGPKKAIVLRVTRRISIKTNNGVVGNVSLRAQTTLTRNFEITKKSPRSIVNQLLNYPFGTSSISILLNETFPGNMPESADPINDQQVTSLNDIIHTYAPDLTGYDQDAQHIYDAAIKLMLAYVPHSAIALDDPNRKIQGKEFKTLDEAKKAAAAMRKKDLMIVQTADGKFHLYELTQMDLFRITNELRNNEGNDPKIDWRKLPDKVKLEKLYINGNEVDGHDVADNYFYVDPDAAATGHGKSLNSEAIIYKTRSSGFFARKPVSHDDALALWKKIDEQIEFPENIAKAYQMPEGQFVALNVKGKGKFHSIDADYVEGKRLYFKNVDEYKKDVKRVTPDKQEYTPLMYDIYKETGGGKLLAYIEAQLDHGAGEDYNFRQTAQGSRPLQSSLTLVVLNRLNNEAAAIAINILNKIYSPLKALIDSDDALRNLLLSFPKMDAKTKRDVISMMGVPDDRKDIYYNMFSDPETASQIAFGISVKTVGFNVLRSSMKTVAADTAKIIEQIKSGDFEPLRVEGEFGNMIRDQVYKNNGFTKIKGNTFPHHDETKGFMPEPLAGSEYAFSGMMEQIYANTVANMDDAMLVLKIGIITLTAIVTAAIVVVSGGIGAGVAAAFFEAGTTAFAVTEVVVSAAAMTVMTEGLNQAMGQGALGKDKAYYGFGDLAKSFGENLVLSGIFSGLGRIMKNAAAVYRLSATTGAFLGYSLFNYYRENKKLPQGRDLYLFIYENLVTLAAVEAGSTLARPLIESFYAKGLDARVAMINGKITGLKQDIILSQKKLATMTGKGSISESEGLKLIIEQRVLLERQQKILTELRDAKEISTDINVNEELRKVEEALEKIRLVEFQRAIDFKQNQFASDKIAYKPGQASVDEIMRFYGKENVSGPDKEGMIEVKLTDGSKLVFYPDTKESAINRTILERPAVKLAVDNAHSINVNWNNINNIPSIKILEGPGTPIVSAKDFWDEKGPNLYDVVYEGKYYLKYDPKDGRLLIGDAQSGEILGFYLDDARNYKKNAFAKILINDPVKDIPAAAEKLKVYHGLTGNNAPLKGIFSSGARIVADPNKTTTIIGAFRVVDGKVEIVDMPQLFDNFGNLKNADFGAKKGGFNVLNVGEGFYEPGTFFDNYNRPWLLEAIKRGDNFYSASDPTKEIFIYERNKVTNDWIMVTDPNTGIAERKLTGFGKEVKILNQNGYHYDPATKMFIK from the coding sequence ATGCGCGAGAGCACTTCCATATCTAATCAGCCTCAAAGCAGCCCGGCTGCTTTGGCTAATGAGGCCGTGCACTTACCGGAGGAACAGCTTGATTTAGAAACTGAACTAAATGAGCGGTTACCAATACAGCTAAAACTTTCAGTTGGCGCTGCAGATGACCCTTTAGAATACGAGGCAGATGCCATGGCTGATAAAGTAATGCGAATGCCAGAGACATCATTTATTCAGCGTAAATCCGCATTTTCATGCGGTGATTATGATGATGAGCATATCCGCCTTAAACCATTGGCCAGCCAGATCACGCCTTTTATACAGGCAAAGGGTAATGGAGCGCGTGCAGTAAGTGAGGCTGTATCAGGTAAAATCCAGTCAAGCATGGGTGGGGGGAGCCCCATGCAGACAGATACTAAAAGTTTTATGGAAAGCCGTTTCGGAGCAGACTTTAGCAATGTAAAGATCCACAACGGAGGTGAGTCAACTGAGCTAAACAGGTCATTAAATGCAAAGGCTTTTACTATAAGCAACAATATATATTTTAATAGTGGCCAGTATCACCCGGAAACCGATAGCGGTAAACATTTACTGGCGCATGAGTTAACACACGTAATACAACAGGGACAGGCTGCCCCTGCTCAAATTCAACGAATTCCGGAAGAAAAAGTAACTGAAACTATTACCGAGGACACAGTAATCCTTGAGGATGAATTATCAAATCAACCTGCCGGAGGATTGTATCCGGGTATACTGTTAAAAGGATACCTTAAAATAGAATTGCTGAACCTTCCTCCTGAAAAAACAAAGCTATTTTTACCGCCTGAGCCAAAACCTGTCAGGATTAAAAATTCAGATGAGATGCATTTTATTGATGAAGATAATAATGCACCGCCTGTATCACCACCTCCAAATGAGCTGAAAATACAAGGGCCCAAAAAAGCAATTGTATTAAGAGTAACACGCCGAATTTCAATTAAAACGAACAACGGCGTGGTTGGCAATGTATCATTGAGGGCTCAAACTACCTTAACAAGGAATTTTGAGATTACAAAAAAATCTCCGCGTTCAATAGTTAATCAATTATTGAATTATCCTTTTGGTACTTCAAGCATTTCCATTCTTCTTAATGAAACTTTTCCTGGAAATATGCCTGAAAGTGCCGACCCAATAAACGATCAGCAGGTAACATCGCTGAATGATATAATACATACCTATGCCCCTGATCTGACAGGTTACGACCAGGATGCGCAACATATATATGACGCGGCAATTAAGCTGATGCTAGCCTATGTGCCACATTCAGCTATTGCGCTGGACGACCCTAACCGTAAAATACAGGGGAAAGAGTTTAAAACGCTTGACGAAGCTAAAAAAGCAGCCGCAGCAATGCGTAAAAAGGACCTGATGATTGTTCAAACAGCTGATGGTAAATTTCATTTGTATGAGCTTACTCAGATGGACCTTTTCAGGATCACCAATGAGTTACGGAACAATGAAGGTAATGATCCTAAAATTGACTGGCGGAAGTTACCAGATAAAGTAAAACTGGAAAAGCTGTATATCAACGGAAATGAAGTGGACGGGCATGATGTTGCGGATAACTATTTTTATGTTGACCCTGATGCAGCAGCTACCGGCCATGGAAAATCATTAAATAGTGAGGCAATAATTTACAAAACACGTAGTAGCGGTTTTTTTGCCCGTAAGCCCGTGAGCCATGATGATGCACTTGCTTTATGGAAAAAAATAGATGAACAGATTGAGTTTCCTGAAAATATTGCCAAAGCATATCAAATGCCTGAAGGCCAATTTGTGGCTTTAAATGTAAAGGGGAAAGGTAAATTTCATAGCATTGATGCAGATTATGTTGAAGGTAAAAGGCTGTATTTTAAGAATGTTGATGAGTATAAAAAAGATGTAAAAAGAGTAACCCCCGACAAACAGGAATATACGCCATTAATGTATGACATATACAAGGAAACAGGAGGCGGAAAATTGTTGGCATATATTGAAGCTCAGCTTGATCACGGAGCCGGCGAGGACTATAACTTCAGGCAAACCGCTCAAGGTAGCAGGCCTTTACAATCGTCACTTACACTGGTCGTATTAAACAGGCTAAATAATGAAGCCGCTGCTATTGCGATTAATATACTGAATAAAATCTACAGTCCACTTAAGGCACTGATTGACTCTGATGACGCTTTGCGAAACTTATTGCTTTCATTTCCCAAAATGGATGCAAAGACAAAGCGGGATGTGATTTCAATGATGGGGGTGCCAGATGATCGGAAGGATATTTATTACAATATGTTTTCTGACCCTGAAACTGCTTCGCAAATCGCATTTGGGATCAGTGTCAAAACAGTTGGTTTTAACGTATTGCGTTCTTCAATGAAAACTGTGGCTGCTGATACTGCCAAGATTATAGAACAAATAAAGAGCGGTGATTTTGAACCGCTAAGAGTGGAAGGTGAATTTGGGAACATGATCCGCGATCAGGTTTATAAAAACAACGGCTTCACAAAAATAAAGGGAAATACATTCCCACATCACGATGAAACCAAGGGCTTTATGCCGGAACCGCTAGCAGGAAGCGAATACGCTTTTTCAGGAATGATGGAGCAGATATATGCTAATACCGTAGCTAACATGGATGATGCCATGTTGGTATTAAAAATAGGCATCATTACATTAACAGCAATTGTAACTGCGGCAATAGTTGTGGTGTCTGGAGGAATAGGCGCCGGCGTTGCGGCTGCATTTTTTGAAGCCGGAACAACAGCATTTGCTGTAACCGAGGTTGTAGTAAGTGCAGCCGCGATGACGGTTATGACCGAAGGGCTGAACCAGGCAATGGGCCAGGGAGCTTTGGGTAAAGATAAGGCCTATTATGGATTTGGTGATCTTGCCAAATCATTTGGTGAAAACCTGGTGCTGTCTGGCATTTTTTCCGGCCTCGGCCGTATTATGAAAAATGCGGCAGCTGTATACCGCTTATCTGCAACAACCGGTGCATTTTTAGGATACAGTCTTTTCAACTATTATAGGGAAAATAAAAAACTGCCTCAGGGCCGCGACCTTTATCTGTTTATATATGAAAATCTTGTAACTCTGGCCGCTGTGGAGGCGGGTAGCACGCTGGCAAGGCCACTTATTGAATCGTTTTATGCAAAAGGGCTTGATGCGAGAGTGGCAATGATAAATGGTAAGATAACAGGGCTAAAACAGGATATTATTTTATCGCAAAAGAAGCTTGCGACGATGACCGGGAAAGGCAGTATTAGCGAAAGTGAAGGGCTTAAGCTTATTATAGAGCAACGTGTTTTGCTGGAACGACAGCAAAAAATACTTACCGAACTTAGGGATGCAAAAGAAATTTCAACGGATATAAATGTTAACGAAGAACTGAGGAAAGTTGAAGAAGCGCTGGAAAAAATAAGGTTGGTTGAATTTCAAAGAGCGATAGATTTCAAGCAAAATCAATTCGCATCTGATAAAATTGCTTATAAGCCCGGCCAGGCCTCTGTAGATGAAATTATGCGATTTTATGGGAAAGAAAATGTGAGCGGACCTGATAAAGAAGGAATGATCGAGGTTAAATTGACGGATGGCTCCAAACTTGTTTTTTACCCGGATACAAAAGAAAGCGCCATTAACAGAACTATACTTGAACGCCCTGCGGTGAAACTAGCGGTTGATAATGCGCATTCAATAAATGTAAACTGGAATAATATTAATAACATACCCTCAATTAAAATATTAGAGGGGCCAGGTACACCAATAGTGTCGGCAAAAGATTTTTGGGACGAAAAAGGTCCCAATCTTTATGACGTTGTATACGAAGGGAAGTATTACCTCAAATATGATCCGAAGGATGGGCGTTTATTAATTGGCGATGCACAATCTGGAGAAATACTTGGTTTTTATTTGGATGATGCCAGGAATTATAAAAAGAATGCATTTGCCAAGATACTGATAAATGATCCCGTAAAAGATATTCCGGCAGCGGCAGAAAAATTAAAAGTATATCATGGTCTTACAGGTAATAATGCCCCACTTAAAGGCATCTTTAGCAGTGGCGCCAGAATCGTTGCTGATCCTAATAAAACAACTACTATAATCGGTGCCTTCAGGGTAGTTGATGGAAAAGTTGAAATAGTTGATATGCCACAGCTGTTTGACAATTTTGGTAATCTGAAAAATGCTGATTTCGGGGCAAAGAAGGGTGGTTTTAACGTATTGAATGTTGGTGAGGGATTTTATGAGCCGGGAACTTTTTTTGACAATTATAATCGCCCATGGTTATTAGAGGCAATTAAGCGGGGGGATAATTTTTATTCAGCCTCCGATCCAACCAAAGAAATATTTATATATGAACGGAATAAAGTAACTAATGATTGGATAATGGTAACGGATCCAAATACGGGGATTGCTGAAAGAAAACTTACTGGTTTTGGAAAAGAAGTGAAAATATTAAATCAAAATGGCTATCATTATGATCCTGCAACAAAGATGTTTATTAAATAA
- a CDS encoding DUF2817 domain-containing protein yields MQETKSIANKSPNSPAASAGKATPALQVLEQDSGFNDRLPIQLKLTVGAANDPLEHEADAMADKVMRTPETSFIQRKSECSCGGVDDERVHLKPLVSQITPFIQAKGYGAGTVSNAVSGKIKSSMGGGSPIQSDTRSFMESRFGADFGNVKIHTGIGPAQLNRALNAKAFTVSNNIFFNSGQYQPETDSGKHLLAHELTHVVQQNKTENFIARQVINLNDVDRDFKNRKLTTSSGVAGFGATRGKTMEPPTEDQDLPIDAFFFLENNTPPAAAPPATSPPAVAPPTGEIKDAGAEDISGTPKPGAPAQQAAVVQPPAKPIERALIIGSIHGDEGGKSGSSVLGEQLKTELGGQLKRDFDVIMVPMVNPGGTKDNTRNNRRDVDLNRNFPGLSNAAPVPAGKKFPPEQPEVKAIKNIISVLHPARILSLHTVKNQNEGGFYADPVEGEAREIACEMAISVLNASPANEINVRGNEIAHGVCGARYPGGAEVSVTTGQSSLGSWASAPASAGGGGNIPVVTHEIADPLVNGKRVPLATSGDGRTRDALMTGLRPFLLDRQKNPSQASALLQAKVTPTFLTGRHTAADLELLAAIKRIVNSRFADMNVFYKSVWLPAQPTDVKSVLPSNLSKASFERNFTTQGGIVGREMHGLTGKSSDSDIETEVLRIMQTRSMPGFSRHHWGTEIDVVSATRTDWTGNGRFVKMIPFLQQHSQQFGFFNPYTTGFSGQSGFPDPTQRHYEEEPWHISYFPIANVLQAEWARTFQAQGINAAAPTALDALITDTAIKIATGSGVSAATMERVLKQIGLRDFQTNVAPAP; encoded by the coding sequence ATGCAGGAAACAAAATCGATAGCTAATAAATCCCCAAACAGCCCCGCTGCTTCCGCTGGCAAAGCTACCCCTGCGCTGCAAGTGCTTGAACAAGATAGCGGGTTTAATGACCGCTTACCCATCCAGTTAAAGCTTACTGTTGGCGCTGCCAATGATCCGCTGGAGCATGAGGCCGACGCCATGGCTGATAAGGTAATGCGTACGCCCGAGACCTCTTTTATCCAGCGTAAATCCGAATGTTCATGCGGTGGTGTTGATGATGAACGTGTACACCTTAAACCATTAGTTAGCCAGATCACACCATTTATACAAGCAAAAGGATACGGTGCCGGTACTGTTAGCAACGCTGTTTCGGGCAAGATAAAATCAAGCATGGGGGGCGGAAGTCCGATTCAAAGTGATACCAGGAGCTTTATGGAAAGCCGCTTCGGGGCTGATTTTGGTAACGTTAAAATTCATACGGGGATTGGGCCTGCCCAGCTCAATAGGGCGTTAAATGCAAAGGCCTTTACCGTAAGCAATAATATTTTTTTTAACAGCGGGCAGTATCAGCCGGAAACAGACTCAGGTAAACACCTGTTAGCGCACGAACTGACCCATGTGGTGCAGCAAAATAAGACAGAGAATTTTATAGCCAGACAGGTTATTAATTTAAATGATGTAGACAGGGATTTCAAAAATAGGAAGTTAACAACTTCTTCTGGTGTTGCAGGATTTGGAGCAACGCGGGGAAAAACAATGGAACCGCCCACAGAAGATCAGGATTTGCCTATTGATGCGTTCTTTTTCCTTGAAAATAACACGCCGCCCGCTGCTGCGCCGCCTGCTACTTCGCCACCTGCGGTGGCGCCTCCAACAGGTGAGATCAAAGATGCTGGTGCTGAGGACATAAGCGGCACTCCTAAACCGGGAGCCCCGGCTCAGCAGGCTGCCGTAGTGCAGCCACCTGCAAAACCAATAGAAAGAGCTTTAATAATAGGCAGTATTCACGGCGATGAAGGCGGAAAAAGCGGTTCATCGGTTTTAGGCGAGCAACTTAAAACAGAATTGGGCGGGCAACTTAAAAGAGATTTTGACGTGATAATGGTCCCTATGGTTAACCCGGGCGGGACTAAAGACAATACAAGGAACAATCGGAGGGATGTTGACCTTAACCGGAATTTTCCTGGCCTGTCCAATGCCGCCCCGGTTCCGGCCGGAAAAAAATTTCCGCCGGAGCAACCGGAAGTTAAGGCTATAAAGAATATTATATCGGTATTACATCCTGCCAGGATTTTATCGTTACATACAGTTAAAAATCAAAACGAAGGTGGTTTTTATGCCGATCCGGTAGAAGGGGAAGCACGGGAAATAGCTTGTGAAATGGCCATATCAGTGTTGAATGCCAGCCCGGCGAATGAAATCAATGTAAGAGGAAATGAAATTGCACATGGAGTTTGCGGTGCGCGTTATCCCGGAGGAGCGGAGGTTTCTGTTACTACAGGTCAAAGCAGTCTTGGGTCGTGGGCTTCGGCGCCGGCCTCAGCGGGCGGCGGCGGTAATATCCCTGTTGTAACACATGAAATTGCCGATCCGCTGGTGAACGGTAAACGGGTTCCGCTTGCAACTTCAGGAGATGGAAGAACGCGGGATGCTTTGATGACAGGGCTCCGGCCTTTTTTATTGGATCGGCAGAAAAACCCATCACAAGCCAGTGCTTTACTGCAAGCAAAAGTGACCCCAACATTCTTAACCGGAAGACATACCGCAGCTGACCTGGAACTGCTGGCCGCAATAAAAAGAATAGTTAACAGCCGGTTTGCCGACATGAATGTATTTTACAAAAGTGTTTGGCTGCCTGCTCAGCCGACCGATGTAAAAAGCGTGCTTCCTTCTAATTTATCTAAAGCCAGCTTTGAAAGGAACTTCACTACACAGGGAGGGATAGTAGGGCGCGAAATGCACGGTTTAACAGGAAAAAGCAGCGATAGCGATATTGAAACAGAAGTGCTTCGGATAATGCAAACACGTTCAATGCCGGGTTTTTCGCGCCATCATTGGGGTACCGAAATTGACGTTGTATCGGCCACCCGCACGGATTGGACAGGCAACGGCAGGTTCGTTAAGATGATTCCGTTTTTGCAGCAGCATTCGCAGCAATTTGGTTTTTTTAATCCCTATACCACCGGTTTTAGCGGGCAAAGTGGATTCCCTGATCCAACTCAAAGGCATTATGAAGAAGAACCATGGCATATTTCTTACTTTCCTATTGCAAATGTGTTGCAGGCCGAATGGGCCCGGACGTTCCAGGCGCAAGGCATAAATGCAGCCGCCCCAACCGCGCTTGACGCGTTAATTACGGATACTGCTATAAAAATTGCCACGGGAAGCGGTGTTAGCGCGGCCACTATGGAGCGGGTTTTAAAACAGATTGGCCTGCGTGATTTTCAAACTAATGTAGCGCCTGCGCCATGA
- a CDS encoding eCIS core domain-containing protein — translation MHEGTLIANKPQGSAAALAGNSTPVQQEREHVLNNRFAVQLKLSVGAANDPLEHEADAIAEKVMRMPDTSFIQRKAGCSCGGVDDERVHLKPLASDVTPFIQAKGEGAGTVSDAVSGKIKSSMGGGGQMQADTRSFMESRFGADFGNVKIHNNDEAAQLNRSLNAKAFTVSNNIYFNSGQYQPETDSGKHLLAHELTHVIQQNGPEGDNLQRKTHIQRQQTPQAPAFSVNQATYLGLVNRALGQMTGNLVNSETLAPVILPILQAMLTNVAWKDAAGAISGGGVTHYALPGGVTLNLQLILNDAPGSLLAGEFTHRGLTDGEMEIFILNNATDSEIAETMYHEAMHLVGWLINRIPPAIALRSTARGIGQAGGVGTLDQSRWPQALATIHLWLDTLATSVNTRRGATAQISPANVDTITHWLFDEVNVRIETEVFRLVQSTQQAITSRGPSIIIGTGSNWQINSTMLSHYIFDLSRVFLPGDRAGLTAIDQQTLAMLQQILEGLFQGRVSRRFSPSPYLAGRGIPRAPFQWSPPPLTPPTFSPLPVP, via the coding sequence ATGCATGAGGGTACATTAATAGCTAATAAGCCTCAGGGCAGCGCGGCTGCTCTGGCTGGCAATTCAACCCCTGTACAACAGGAACGTGAACATGTGTTGAATAACCGGTTCGCTGTTCAGCTGAAACTTTCTGTTGGCGCTGCCAATGATCCTTTGGAGCACGAGGCCGACGCCATAGCCGAAAAAGTAATGCGGATGCCTGATACCTCTTTTATCCAGCGCAAAGCCGGATGTTCATGCGGTGGTGTTGATGATGAACGTGTACACCTTAAACCGCTGGCCAGCGATGTAACACCATTTATACAAGCAAAAGGAGAAGGTGCGGGTACTGTGAGCGACGCCGTTTCGGGTAAGATAAAATCAAGCATGGGAGGGGGCGGGCAGATGCAAGCCGACACCAGGAGTTTTATGGAAAGCCGCTTCGGGGCTGATTTTGGTAATGTCAAGATCCATAATAATGATGAAGCTGCGCAATTAAACAGATCATTAAACGCGAAGGCGTTTACCGTTAGTAACAACATATATTTCAACAGCGGCCAGTATCAGCCGGAAACCGATTCGGGCAAACATTTGCTGGCGCATGAATTAACCCACGTTATCCAACAGAACGGGCCGGAGGGCGATAATCTGCAAAGAAAAACGCACATACAAAGGCAGCAAACTCCGCAGGCACCCGCGTTCTCAGTAAACCAGGCAACATACCTGGGTTTGGTGAACCGGGCGTTGGGACAAATGACCGGTAACCTTGTTAACAGCGAAACGCTGGCACCTGTGATATTGCCAATTCTGCAGGCAATGCTTACCAATGTTGCCTGGAAAGATGCCGCCGGAGCCATATCCGGAGGAGGTGTTACCCATTATGCCCTTCCCGGTGGAGTTACTTTGAACCTGCAGCTGATACTGAATGATGCGCCGGGTTCACTGCTGGCAGGCGAGTTTACGCATCGCGGGTTAACTGACGGTGAAATGGAAATCTTTATCCTAAATAATGCTACAGATAGCGAAATTGCTGAAACAATGTATCATGAAGCGATGCATTTGGTAGGCTGGTTGATTAACAGGATACCCCCAGCAATTGCTTTACGATCAACAGCCAGGGGCATAGGGCAGGCAGGAGGAGTGGGCACACTTGATCAGTCACGCTGGCCGCAGGCACTTGCCACCATACACCTATGGCTAGATACTTTGGCAACAAGTGTAAATACAAGGCGTGGTGCCACGGCCCAAATAAGCCCTGCAAATGTGGATACCATAACACATTGGCTATTTGACGAAGTTAATGTTAGAATAGAAACAGAGGTTTTTCGCCTGGTACAAAGTACACAACAGGCTATCACCAGCCGCGGGCCATCAATAATTATTGGTACCGGCTCAAACTGGCAAATCAATTCTACCATGCTGTCCCATTATATTTTTGATTTGAGTCGCGTTTTTTTGCCTGGTGACCGTGCGGGGCTTACTGCAATTGATCAGCAAACACTGGCAATGCTACAACAAATTCTTGAAGGCCTGTTCCAGGGGAGGGTATCACGGCGCTTTAGTCCATCGCCATATCTTGCAGGCCGCGGCATACCGCGTGCGCCATTTCAATGGTCGCCGCCACCGTTAACGCCGCCAACTTTTAGTCCCTTGCCAGTTCCTTAA
- a CDS encoding CAP domain-containing protein has product MKVLTKGLLTAFVLLCFQSAFAQPTAGSAEFRSKFLENINHVRETGCNCGTTFMPPAPALVWNNELETAAMGHAKDMAHKNYFSHTSKDGRTMDKRIIAAGFGYKGYKSFAIGENIAQGQMSITEVMDGWFNSPGHCKNLMNPAFKEIGVALYNTYWVQDFGGRESFTAEQQQMLKSGKAKLIEN; this is encoded by the coding sequence ATGAAAGTTTTAACAAAGGGATTACTAACCGCATTCGTCCTCTTATGTTTCCAGTCTGCTTTTGCACAGCCAACCGCTGGTTCTGCTGAGTTTCGAAGCAAATTCCTCGAAAATATAAATCATGTAAGGGAAACAGGCTGTAATTGCGGCACCACTTTTATGCCCCCTGCACCTGCTTTAGTTTGGAACAACGAACTGGAAACCGCTGCAATGGGCCATGCAAAAGATATGGCTCATAAAAATTATTTCAGTCATACCAGTAAGGATGGCCGCACTATGGATAAACGAATTATTGCTGCCGGTTTTGGTTATAAAGGATATAAAAGCTTCGCGATAGGCGAAAATATTGCCCAGGGCCAAATGAGCATAACAGAGGTTATGGATGGTTGGTTTAACAGCCCCGGCCATTGTAAAAACCTGATGAACCCGGCTTTTAAAGAAATTGGGGTGGCGCTTTACAACACCTACTGGGTACAGGATTTCGGCGGCAGGGAGTCATTTACCGCCGAACAACAGCAAATGCTAAAAAGCGGCAAGGCTAAGTTGATAGAAAATTAA
- a CDS encoding phosphatase PAP2 family protein — protein MTDAVDESIKINTRSVITVLAITIFYLLLSAFLVGFKTDQLFLAVIFNAAFFLSAVSRKFILGFSIFIVYWIIFDYMKAFPNYNYNPVHIEDLYNLEKHLFGVHFNGKLITANEYWRINGKTWIDVAAGIFYLCWIPVPLAFAGFLFFKNRRQFLYFSITFVLINLIGFVIYYLYPAAPPWYVQYNGFVFHAKTPGNTAGLVKFDNYFHAGIFKSIYAKGSNVFAAMPSLHSSYPVVVLYYGIKNKLGLINLFFGIVMLGIWFTAVYASHHYILDVLAGIISAVLGISIFQVLLTYFSPFRAFITKYENYIR, from the coding sequence ATGACCGATGCTGTTGACGAAAGCATAAAGATCAATACCCGGTCTGTAATTACTGTTTTGGCAATAACTATTTTTTATTTATTGCTGTCTGCCTTTTTAGTTGGTTTCAAAACTGATCAGTTATTTCTTGCAGTTATTTTTAACGCCGCTTTCTTCCTTTCTGCTGTAAGCCGAAAATTCATTTTGGGGTTTTCTATATTTATAGTTTACTGGATCATTTTTGATTACATGAAGGCCTTTCCAAACTATAATTATAACCCGGTACATATAGAAGACCTTTACAATTTAGAAAAACACCTGTTCGGAGTTCATTTTAACGGCAAACTTATAACCGCAAATGAATACTGGCGCATTAACGGAAAAACCTGGATTGATGTAGCTGCGGGCATATTTTATCTTTGCTGGATTCCGGTTCCTTTAGCTTTTGCAGGTTTTTTGTTCTTTAAAAACAGGCGGCAGTTTTTATACTTTTCCATAACCTTTGTACTGATCAACTTAATAGGTTTTGTAATTTATTATCTTTACCCTGCTGCCCCACCCTGGTATGTTCAATACAATGGCTTTGTTTTTCATGCTAAAACGCCGGGAAATACTGCAGGGCTTGTAAAATTCGACAATTATTTCCATGCGGGCATATTTAAATCTATTTATGCTAAAGGCTCAAATGTTTTTGCTGCCATGCCATCGTTACATTCCTCCTACCCGGTGGTTGTATTATATTATGGGATAAAAAACAAACTCGGCCTCATTAATCTGTTTTTTGGGATAGTAATGCTTGGTATCTGGTTTACGGCTGTGTACGCAAGCCATCATTACATCTTGGATGTTTTGGCCGGCATTATTTCTGCAGTTCTTGGTATTTCCATTTTCCAGGTGCTTTTAACCTACTTTAGCCCATTCAGGGCATTTATCACCAAATACGAAAATTACATCCGCTAA
- a CDS encoding sterol desaturase family protein, whose translation MKKKFVSNSQESVRMFKSDLLEKLSKVHYTVPLYIFIPVVAFCIYKYTQTGLGLLLFIELFVSGLIIWTLVEYIMHRFVFHYEPADKPWAQRMHFIFHGVHHDYPSDAKRLVLPPSMSIPLATGFYFLFNAILPVNYVFGFFPAFILGYLFYDISHYAIHHFNFKGNIWKKIKQHHMLHHYQDPAKGYGVSSPLWDKIFGSDFIKK comes from the coding sequence ATGAAAAAGAAATTTGTTTCCAATTCACAGGAATCTGTGAGAATGTTTAAAAGTGACCTTTTAGAGAAATTATCTAAAGTTCACTATACCGTGCCGTTGTATATTTTTATACCCGTTGTTGCTTTTTGTATTTACAAATACACGCAAACGGGTTTAGGCTTGCTTCTTTTTATTGAATTATTTGTTTCCGGTTTAATTATATGGACACTGGTTGAATATATAATGCACCGCTTTGTATTTCATTATGAGCCTGCAGACAAACCGTGGGCGCAAAGAATGCATTTTATTTTTCACGGCGTACATCACGACTATCCCAGCGACGCAAAACGCCTGGTGTTACCTCCGTCAATGAGTATCCCGCTGGCAACAGGCTTTTACTTTTTATTTAATGCTATTTTACCGGTTAACTATGTTTTTGGTTTTTTTCCGGCATTTATACTAGGTTACCTTTTTTATGATATATCGCATTATGCTATACATCACTTTAATTTTAAAGGTAATATCTGGAAAAAAATAAAGCAACACCACATGCTGCACCACTACCAGGACCCTGCCAAAGGATATGGTGTAAGCTCACCGCTTTGGGATAAAATTTTCGGTTCAGATTTTATAAAAAAGTAG